A stretch of the Polynucleobacter tropicus genome encodes the following:
- a CDS encoding M23 family metallopeptidase — MQLFWVSGSTGAIKQINITKERLTRVAVIVGVSFLSLGILIFSTGIHIALEVSPDFAREVSGVVTVKERMALDNRYAKQLKAIQDQLARASMQFNELKSIKDRYLAISTPYTIKNKFTESNSIGGPLKPLSFKFEPAKTLVENFEDSVSKSTEMAQIFEKSEPEWEKQYQWLRTLPIGPPIDARLGMTSNFGVRVDPFTKQLAQHSGIDFVTPAGTPIVATGDGTVLKAGFDPAYGNFIEIVHGDGFISKYAHNSKLFVKPGQTITRGQLIANSGSTGRSTGPHLHYEIHQNNSYLNPAKILVYAPPSAYW; from the coding sequence ATGCAATTATTTTGGGTATCAGGCTCAACTGGAGCCATTAAGCAAATCAACATTACCAAGGAACGCCTTACGCGCGTTGCTGTAATTGTTGGCGTGTCTTTCCTATCCTTGGGAATATTAATCTTCTCTACAGGCATTCATATTGCCCTTGAGGTTAGCCCAGACTTTGCTAGAGAAGTAAGCGGTGTGGTTACGGTTAAAGAGCGCATGGCACTTGATAACAGGTACGCAAAACAACTTAAGGCAATTCAAGATCAGCTCGCAAGAGCTTCTATGCAATTTAATGAACTTAAGTCGATTAAAGATCGTTACCTTGCCATCTCAACTCCCTACACCATCAAAAATAAATTTACAGAGAGCAATAGCATCGGCGGTCCGCTCAAGCCTCTAAGCTTTAAGTTTGAACCAGCCAAAACCTTGGTCGAGAACTTCGAGGACTCTGTTTCTAAATCCACCGAAATGGCTCAAATTTTTGAGAAATCCGAACCCGAGTGGGAAAAGCAATATCAGTGGCTGAGAACATTACCGATTGGACCACCCATCGATGCACGCTTAGGTATGACAAGTAATTTTGGTGTTCGCGTAGACCCATTCACCAAGCAGTTGGCCCAGCACTCCGGTATTGACTTTGTCACACCCGCAGGCACACCTATTGTGGCAACAGGCGATGGCACTGTATTAAAGGCCGGATTTGATCCAGCCTATGGAAACTTTATTGAAATTGTTCATGGCGATGGATTCATTTCGAAATACGCTCACAACAGCAAGCTTTTCGTAAAGCCAGGCCAAACTATTACTCGCGGGCAATTAATTGCAAACTCGGGTTCTACTGGACGCTCCACTGGCCCGCACTTGCATTACGAGATACATCAAAACAATAGCTACTTAAACCCAGCCAAAATCCTAGTTTACGCACCACCCTCCGCATACTGGTAG
- a CDS encoding ion transporter, producing the protein MNMKTPLTSSLNLRLRKRVYDLLFNARLKNNFHNQFEHFITYMIVLNMAGLVLEHIPVIYDSRQHLFHLFDVFSLGVFTVEYALRLYVAPEDPAFHSAKVPRFAFFKSPFALIDLISILPFYLGAFFDADLRVLRALRLLRLFKLFRAVAPAVQDFLEQNKNKSFRYKIYALVNETPTSGELHHLFDFMIVVWVIISVLCVILESVQSVNYYLHSEFVILDIMAVAVFSTEYLMRIYSCPEDPRYKSWLMGRLKNATSPTSIIDLLAILPFYLESLLHHLFDLRFLRVFRLMRLLKLARYSGATQSLFVVIKREWPVMKASAFIMILLVMLAACLGYLFEHEAQPDKFENIPQSIYWAVVTLASVGYGDISPITPAGRAMTIVLALLGIGIFAIPAAILSSALSDQLRIEREKMMNELYHMLEDGVISAEEQELIEAEAKRLHLSKSELDRLLEKAKVQMGVEHADANGAHGVARELDLTFLSKHPTAAAEELKIAISKLQQIMSVSSADELAKYFGNPNNVTPLQSALFKLLLENAQKQKGGA; encoded by the coding sequence ATGAATATGAAGACCCCCTTAACCTCCAGTCTGAATTTACGTTTGCGTAAGAGGGTATATGACCTTCTGTTTAATGCCCGCTTAAAAAATAATTTTCATAATCAGTTTGAGCATTTCATCACTTACATGATTGTGCTCAATATGGCTGGCTTAGTGCTTGAGCACATACCGGTCATTTACGATTCCCGTCAACACCTGTTTCATCTTTTTGATGTTTTCTCTTTAGGCGTCTTTACGGTAGAGTATGCACTGCGCCTTTACGTTGCACCTGAAGATCCAGCTTTTCATTCAGCAAAAGTTCCCCGCTTTGCCTTTTTCAAAAGCCCCTTTGCTTTAATTGACTTGATATCAATATTGCCGTTCTACCTTGGCGCCTTCTTCGATGCTGATCTGCGCGTTTTGAGAGCGCTGCGACTGCTACGGTTATTTAAGTTATTTAGAGCCGTTGCGCCAGCCGTACAAGATTTCTTAGAGCAGAATAAAAACAAGTCATTTCGCTACAAAATTTATGCTTTAGTGAATGAAACTCCAACGAGCGGGGAACTTCATCACTTGTTTGATTTCATGATTGTGGTCTGGGTCATTATTTCTGTGTTGTGCGTCATTTTGGAGTCGGTGCAAAGCGTTAATTACTATTTGCATTCTGAATTTGTGATTCTCGACATCATGGCGGTAGCTGTATTTTCAACCGAGTATTTAATGCGCATATACAGCTGCCCTGAGGATCCAAGATATAAATCTTGGTTAATGGGGCGCCTGAAAAATGCCACCAGTCCAACTAGCATTATTGATTTGTTGGCTATCCTGCCGTTTTATTTAGAGAGCCTTTTGCACCATTTATTCGACTTGCGTTTCTTGCGAGTCTTCAGATTGATGCGATTACTCAAGTTGGCCCGCTATTCTGGTGCTACGCAATCGCTATTTGTGGTGATCAAGCGCGAATGGCCAGTCATGAAGGCATCCGCTTTCATCATGATTTTGTTGGTGATGTTGGCGGCTTGCTTAGGGTATTTATTTGAGCACGAAGCGCAGCCCGATAAGTTTGAAAATATCCCCCAGTCTATTTACTGGGCAGTGGTGACGCTGGCCAGCGTGGGTTATGGGGATATCTCTCCAATAACTCCTGCGGGGCGCGCGATGACTATCGTGCTCGCACTCTTGGGCATCGGTATTTTTGCTATCCCTGCTGCAATTCTGTCATCCGCATTGAGTGATCAGTTACGCATTGAGCGCGAAAAGATGATGAATGAGCTTTATCACATGCTAGAGGATGGTGTAATTTCTGCGGAAGAGCAAGAGCTCATCGAGGCTGAAGCTAAGCGATTGCATTTGTCTAAAAGTGAGCTAGATCGCTTACTTGAAAAAGCAAAGGTGCAAATGGGTGTTGAGCATGCTGATGCTAATGGTGCTCATGGAGTAGCGCGTGAACTTGATTTAACATTTTTATCTAAACACCCAACGGCAGCAGCAGAGGAGCTAAAGATCGCGATCTCAAAACTGCAGCAAATTATGAGTGTGAGTAGTGCCGATGAATTGGCAAAATATTTTGGGAATCCAAATAACGTAACGCCACTGCAAAGCGCGCTATTTAAACTTTTATTAGAAAATGCACAAAAGCAAAAGGGTGGGGCCTAA